Proteins co-encoded in one Hydrogenobacter sp. genomic window:
- a CDS encoding transposase, with product MAGKGKGNIQGTVFGVIRQRLNHLSRKEYEALYSMCRIAKSLYNQTLYNIRQHFFQTGSYLRYEENYHLLKHSENYRRLNSNMAQQVIKKAHANFETFFSLLKQAKEKNLPGPSIPKYLPKDGLYPLHIIMFSIKDGYLTIPVSKQGKELFGEVKIRVPKLVLGLDLKEVKIVPKAKGKWFEVHYVYRVREKEEKRVKPKKVLAIDLGIDNLATCVSSDGKAFIVDGRDIKAVNQWYNKELARLKSIYDKQGIKSSKRLAVLSEKRQNQIRDYMHKTAKIILDFCLKEGIDLVVVGDCSSVYDKPELGRVNNQNMKFLPLGYLRDLIRHKCEKHGITYMEVDEAYTSQADSLCRDYIPKHHERGNHVFSGRRISRGLYLSGTGKVINADVNGAINIMRKAGFEPEFSHIPVPVRIKVWRSVSNGTYAVGGACEPPSEETSSSGSSMLYSME from the coding sequence ATGGCTGGAAAAGGAAAAGGCAACATTCAAGGCACTGTGTTTGGAGTGATAAGGCAGAGGCTAAACCATCTGAGCAGGAAAGAGTATGAGGCTCTTTACTCTATGTGCAGGATAGCCAAAAGCCTGTATAACCAGACGCTCTATAACATAAGACAGCACTTTTTCCAGACAGGTTCATACCTGAGATATGAGGAAAACTACCATCTTCTCAAACACTCGGAAAACTACAGAAGGCTTAACTCCAACATGGCACAGCAGGTAATCAAAAAAGCACATGCAAACTTTGAGACTTTCTTTTCACTTTTAAAGCAGGCAAAAGAGAAAAACCTTCCAGGACCATCTATACCAAAATATTTGCCAAAAGATGGATTATATCCACTGCATATTATCATGTTTTCTATCAAAGATGGATATCTGACAATACCAGTAAGCAAGCAAGGAAAGGAGCTTTTTGGAGAGGTAAAAATTAGAGTTCCGAAGCTGGTTTTAGGGCTTGACCTTAAGGAAGTCAAGATAGTGCCAAAGGCTAAAGGAAAATGGTTTGAGGTGCATTATGTGTATAGGGTAAGAGAAAAGGAAGAAAAAAGAGTAAAACCTAAAAAGGTTTTGGCTATTGATTTAGGCATAGATAATCTTGCTACCTGTGTGAGTTCAGATGGTAAGGCATTTATTGTAGATGGCAGAGATATAAAGGCGGTCAATCAGTGGTATAACAAGGAGCTTGCAAGACTAAAAAGCATATATGATAAACAAGGCATAAAGTCCAGTAAAAGGCTGGCGGTTCTGTCTGAGAAAAGACAGAACCAGATAAGAGACTATATGCACAAGACAGCCAAGATAATACTGGACTTTTGCCTGAAGGAAGGCATAGACCTTGTGGTGGTAGGAGACTGCTCATCTGTTTATGACAAGCCAGAGCTTGGAAGAGTTAACAACCAAAACATGAAGTTTTTGCCTCTTGGATATCTCAGAGACCTTATCAGGCACAAGTGCGAAAAGCATGGCATAACTTATATGGAAGTAGATGAGGCATACACCTCACAGGCGGATAGCCTGTGCAGAGACTACATACCAAAACACCATGAGAGAGGAAACCATGTCTTTTCAGGCAGGAGGATATCAAGAGGGCTGTATCTTTCAGGCACGGGCAAGGTAATTAATGCGGATGTCAATGGTGCCATCAACATTATGAGGAAGGCGGGCTTTGAGCCAGAATTCTCTCATATACCAGTGCCAGTCAGGATAAAAGTATGGCGGAGTGTCTCTAATGGGACATACGCAGTAGGGGGCGCATGTGAGCCACCCTCTGAGGAGACAAGCTCCTCAGGAAGCTCCATGCTCTATAGCATGGAGTAG
- the yidC gene encoding membrane protein insertase YidC codes for MEKNDIDIKRLFALMLAVTLFMFAFEFYTYFFSPKEVPQKQIKRQEVQNFPQLMLGTARESKKPLQTQTFNFGRFSLTVSFEGGKIISLIDKKYSYDLVTPLERKLNVYPLEVYTGDTNLDEKLNFLPYRVTKQNNSIIMTYSDGDVILTKILTYEGNYFKLSLSSKGISAPLYIVVGSHPKGDEFYTHSGPVFSINGKVERIDTENIKGREYVSGDISFAGEESRYYFKGFVGKIPSLLIYSADNKDSLMLVQASDNLIFYAGAKEYSRLKKIGLSDVIDYGTLKPIVKPLFIFMYWIYEHLRSWVFSILALTLLVRLFMFPLTYKSTISMMKLSELAPKMQEIREKYKDDPAKMQEEMMKLYSQVGFNPMSGCLPMILQIPVFFALYKVLTITADLQLASMLWIPSLSHKDPYYILPVIMGITMIAQQFISPNPDKTQNVMMYISSIAFTFLFANFPAGLVLYWTFNNVFNMAQSYFIKEVLLKDRKKATKGSKEKKK; via the coding sequence ATGGAAAAGAATGATATAGATATCAAGAGATTATTTGCCTTAATGCTCGCAGTGACTCTTTTTATGTTCGCTTTTGAGTTCTATACCTATTTCTTTTCACCAAAGGAGGTACCTCAAAAGCAGATAAAAAGGCAGGAGGTGCAAAATTTCCCTCAACTCATGCTTGGGACAGCAAGAGAGTCAAAAAAACCGCTACAAACTCAAACCTTTAACTTCGGACGGTTCAGCCTAACAGTGTCTTTTGAAGGGGGAAAGATTATCAGCCTCATTGACAAAAAGTACTCTTACGATTTGGTTACTCCCCTTGAGAGGAAGCTAAATGTTTATCCACTTGAGGTTTATACCGGAGACACAAATCTGGATGAAAAGCTAAACTTTTTGCCTTACAGAGTAACAAAGCAAAACAACTCCATTATCATGACATACTCAGATGGAGATGTGATCCTTACAAAGATCCTGACTTACGAAGGGAATTACTTTAAGCTTTCTTTAAGCTCAAAAGGTATAAGCGCTCCCCTTTATATTGTGGTAGGGAGTCATCCCAAAGGAGATGAGTTTTATACACACTCTGGACCTGTTTTTAGCATAAATGGTAAGGTGGAAAGAATTGATACGGAAAACATAAAAGGAAGGGAGTATGTGAGCGGGGACATAAGCTTTGCTGGAGAAGAAAGTAGATACTACTTTAAAGGTTTTGTAGGTAAAATACCTTCCCTTTTGATATACAGCGCAGACAACAAAGATAGTTTGATGCTCGTTCAGGCAAGCGATAATCTCATCTTTTATGCAGGTGCTAAGGAGTACTCAAGACTTAAGAAAATAGGACTATCGGATGTTATTGACTACGGAACGCTTAAGCCCATAGTCAAACCTCTATTTATATTTATGTACTGGATATACGAACATCTCCGTTCATGGGTTTTTTCCATTCTTGCGCTCACTTTGCTTGTTAGACTCTTTATGTTCCCCCTCACCTACAAAAGTACCATCTCCATGATGAAACTCTCCGAGCTTGCACCAAAGATGCAGGAAATAAGGGAAAAGTATAAAGATGACCCTGCTAAGATGCAAGAGGAGATGATGAAGCTTTACTCTCAGGTAGGTTTTAATCCTATGTCGGGTTGTCTTCCTATGATCCTCCAGATACCTGTATTTTTTGCCCTTTACAAGGTTCTTACCATAACAGCTGATCTGCAACTCGCTTCCATGCTTTGGATACCAAGCTTGTCTCACAAAGATCCTTACTACATCCTTCCCGTGATAATGGGTATTACCATGATAGCCCAGCAGTTTATAAGTCCAAATCCCGATAAAACCCAAAACGTTATGATGTATATATCTTCAATAGCTTTCACCTTCCTGTTTGCCAATTTTCCCGCAGGATTAGTACTTTATTGGACCTTTAACAACGTTTTTAATATGGCACAGAGCTATTTTATAAAGGAGGTTCTTCTCAAAGACAGAAAGAAGGCAACCAAGGGAAGCAAAGAAAAGAAAAAGTGA
- the rpmH gene encoding 50S ribosomal protein L34, whose product MATQRNITRISNLKRKRRSGFLARMSTKSGRKIIKRRRSKGRKRLSP is encoded by the coding sequence ATGGCAACTCAGAGAAATATAACGAGAATATCTAATCTCAAGAGGAAGAGAAGGAGTGGCTTCCTTGCGAGGATGTCTACAAAGAGCGGAAGGAAGATTATAAAGAGAAGAAGGAGCAAAGGAAGGAAGAGACTTTCGCCTTGA
- the yidD gene encoding membrane protein insertion efficiency factor YidD — protein MKKVFLTILKLWRKFVSPLYPPSCRYYPTCSEYAIMSVEKYGIVKGGLKAMWRLLRCNPFSKGGVDYP, from the coding sequence TTGAAGAAGGTATTTTTGACTATTCTGAAGTTATGGAGAAAGTTCGTCTCTCCTTTGTATCCTCCTTCTTGTAGATATTACCCTACATGCTCTGAGTATGCCATCATGTCTGTTGAAAAGTACGGTATAGTGAAAGGAGGACTCAAAGCTATGTGGAGACTTTTGAGGTGTAATCCCTTTTCAAAGGGAGGTGTTGATTATCCTTGA